In the genome of Negativicutes bacterium, one region contains:
- a CDS encoding ZIP family metal transporter, giving the protein MIKALLWAGAGTGFTFLMTTLGAAMVFLFRKSMSGGIQKIFLGFAAGVMIAASVWSLLIPAIEEAQANGQIGWLPAAGGFILGIAFLYLLDQLIPHLHPQKNTREGLSSSMKRTSLLVMAVTLHNIPEGMAVGLSFALAAQHGGESAVYASALALALGIGIQNFPEGAAISLPLRQEGVSPQRAFFLGSMSGIVEPVFGVLTVLLAGVIIPYMPWLLSFAAGAMMYVVVEELIPEAHLGEHSNIGTLGVMLGFLIMMVLDVALG; this is encoded by the coding sequence GTGATAAAGGCATTATTATGGGCCGGCGCCGGAACCGGTTTTACGTTTCTCATGACTACCCTCGGCGCTGCCATGGTTTTTTTATTCCGCAAATCCATGAGCGGCGGTATCCAAAAAATATTTCTTGGTTTTGCCGCCGGTGTCATGATTGCGGCATCCGTCTGGAGCCTCTTAATCCCCGCTATTGAAGAGGCCCAGGCAAACGGGCAGATTGGCTGGCTGCCGGCAGCCGGGGGATTTATTTTGGGGATCGCTTTTTTATACCTGCTGGATCAACTGATTCCGCATTTGCATCCGCAGAAAAACACAAGAGAAGGTTTGTCTTCCTCGATGAAACGAACCTCTTTGCTGGTCATGGCGGTCACGCTGCATAATATCCCCGAAGGAATGGCGGTGGGCCTTTCCTTCGCTTTGGCTGCCCAACATGGCGGTGAATCGGCGGTTTATGCTTCCGCACTGGCTTTGGCGCTCGGCATTGGCATACAAAATTTTCCGGAGGGAGCCGCTATCTCGCTGCCGCTTCGTCAGGAAGGCGTCAGTCCGCAAAGAGCCTTTTTCCTGGGCAGTATGTCCGGGATTGTGGAACCTGTTTTTGGTGTTTTGACGGTGCTGCTCGCCGGCGTAATTATACCGTATATGCCCTGGCTTTTATCGTTTGCGGCGGGTGCCATGATGTATGTGGTTGTGGAGGAACTGATCCCGGAGGCTCATCTGGGAGAACATTCCAATATCGGCACCTTAGGGGTGATGCTCGGTTTTCTGATCATGATGGTTTTAGATGTCGCCTTGGGTTAA
- a CDS encoding DUF5320 domain-containing protein, translating into MLEKMLKIIIDICHKPCIIRIESGICQKQKEVNDMPRRDGTGPVGAGAMTGRGLGTCGAHAVKYGAGLGLALGLGYACRRGFGCGFGRNAFFNPSSAKTPKALLQEQKEALQRRLEVINQQLENS; encoded by the coding sequence TTGTTAGAAAAAATGCTGAAAATAATTATTGACATATGTCATAAACCATGTATAATAAGAATTGAAAGCGGCATATGTCAAAAACAAAAGGAGGTGAATGACATGCCAAGGAGAGATGGGACCGGCCCAGTGGGTGCGGGAGCAATGACCGGAAGAGGGTTAGGTACATGCGGAGCTCATGCAGTAAAGTATGGTGCTGGCTTGGGATTAGCCTTAGGCTTAGGTTATGCTTGCAGGCGTGGTTTTGGATGTGGCTTTGGAAGAAATGCTTTTTTCAATCCGAGCTCTGCTAAAACACCAAAAGCGCTACTCCAGGAACAAAAAGAGGCATTGCAAAGACGGCTTGAAGTGATTAATCAGCAATTAGAAAATTCATGA
- a CDS encoding ATP-binding protein codes for MKQLLILSGKGGTGKTTIASACIKISNAAAFADCDVDAPNLHLVMMLTCEPKHTDYYGMPKAEIDIKKCTACGKCTEFCRFQAISPLGGYKVDPFACEGCGVCVAICPVGAVLLKPTIAGKMMLYTDNGKVFSTAQLKMGSGSSGMLVTKVKNQMKSASGPATELAIIDGSPGIGCPVIASLSGIDMVLIVAEPTISGISDMERIIKTAGIFQTKIGVCVNKYDTNLANTERIEEFCRVKGLLFTGKIPFDPEAVKAINQGMTIVDVVCPSGTAVKEVFSNSLQLLYKEDNKPRA; via the coding sequence ATGAAACAATTGTTGATTCTCAGCGGTAAAGGCGGCACCGGCAAGACAACAATAGCCAGTGCTTGCATCAAAATTTCTAACGCTGCAGCTTTTGCCGATTGTGATGTTGATGCACCTAACCTTCATTTAGTCATGATGTTGACCTGCGAGCCAAAGCATACAGATTATTATGGCATGCCAAAAGCCGAGATAGACATCAAAAAGTGTACTGCTTGCGGAAAATGTACAGAGTTTTGCCGGTTCCAGGCAATTTCCCCACTTGGAGGCTATAAAGTAGATCCATTTGCCTGTGAAGGGTGTGGTGTTTGTGTAGCGATTTGCCCGGTGGGAGCTGTTTTACTAAAACCCACGATAGCGGGGAAGATGATGTTATATACGGATAACGGTAAAGTTTTCTCGACAGCACAATTAAAAATGGGCAGCGGTAGCTCGGGAATGCTTGTTACCAAGGTGAAAAATCAAATGAAATCAGCTTCAGGGCCAGCTACCGAGTTAGCTATCATCGATGGTTCGCCGGGAATTGGCTGTCCGGTCATTGCCTCTCTCAGTGGTATTGATATGGTCTTGATTGTGGCGGAACCAACAATATCCGGGATCAGCGACATGGAACGCATTATAAAAACTGCCGGGATATTCCAGACTAAGATCGGGGTATGTGTCAATAAATATGATACCAATCTCGCGAATACGGAAAGGATCGAAGAATTCTGCCGGGTGAAAGGCCTTTTGTTTACAGGAAAGATCCCGTTCGATCCTGAAGCGGTTAAGGCAATTAACCAGGGGATGACTATCGTTGACGTTGTTTGCCCGTCTGGGACTGCTGTAAAAGAAGTTTTCAGCAACAGCTTACAATTGCTTTACAAGGAAGACAATAAGCCAAGAGCATGA
- a CDS encoding NifB/NifX family molybdenum-iron cluster-binding protein, producing MKIAIPVESKGIESDVCPSYGRAPFFLFYNTLTKESYYLDNSAVASQGGAGIRAAQVLADHGVKALLTPRCGENAKEVLQKAEIFVYKTIPGTAKQNIDAYLAGQLISLSDFHPSLHGHEK from the coding sequence TTGAAAATAGCAATACCAGTAGAGAGTAAAGGAATAGAATCGGATGTGTGCCCGTCCTATGGGCGTGCGCCATTTTTCCTCTTCTATAATACGCTCACCAAAGAAAGTTATTATTTAGATAACAGTGCCGTCGCCAGCCAAGGTGGAGCGGGGATCAGAGCGGCTCAGGTACTGGCAGATCATGGTGTTAAGGCACTGCTAACACCGCGTTGCGGCGAAAATGCAAAAGAGGTTCTGCAAAAAGCGGAGATTTTTGTCTATAAAACAATCCCCGGAACAGCGAAACAAAATATAGATGCCTACTTAGCCGGGCAACTCATCTCACTCAGTGATTTTCATCCAAGCCTTCATGGTCATGAAAAATAA
- a CDS encoding ATPase: protein MKNKSTKIAVLSGKGGTGKTLIAVNLAAAAGKSVYIDCDVEEPNGYLFFKPEAVDEEDITVKIPVIATALCKGCRQCVDFCKFNALAFIKNKPYVFEEVCHSCGGCLLLCPEKAITEKEKKIGKIEKGVSGRVTVNTGVMNTGETSGIPIIKKLLHENNSHNEVPVWIDCPPGSACLVMECIKDADYCILVAEPTLFGVQNLNMVYDLVRLFGKPYGVVLNKCLNGENPAEKFCTERSIPILGRIPFDHELGMLNSDAKIVARENERFRILFSTLLESVMKEVRHETIVDSQR, encoded by the coding sequence ATGAAAAATAAGAGCACCAAAATTGCCGTGCTGAGTGGTAAAGGGGGTACAGGCAAGACACTGATTGCCGTTAATTTGGCTGCAGCAGCGGGGAAATCTGTCTATATTGACTGTGATGTAGAAGAACCAAATGGCTATCTGTTTTTCAAACCTGAAGCTGTTGATGAAGAAGACATCACGGTGAAAATACCTGTTATCGCTACAGCGCTATGCAAGGGTTGCCGCCAATGTGTAGATTTTTGCAAATTCAACGCGCTTGCTTTTATCAAGAATAAGCCGTATGTCTTTGAAGAAGTCTGTCACTCCTGCGGAGGTTGTCTGCTGCTCTGCCCGGAAAAAGCAATTACTGAGAAAGAAAAGAAGATTGGAAAAATCGAAAAAGGCGTATCCGGTCGGGTTACGGTAAATACCGGAGTGATGAACACCGGTGAGACTTCCGGTATTCCGATCATAAAAAAACTTTTGCATGAAAATAACAGCCATAACGAAGTTCCTGTCTGGATCGATTGCCCTCCGGGTAGTGCCTGCCTTGTTATGGAATGTATTAAGGATGCGGATTATTGCATATTGGTAGCTGAACCAACTTTGTTTGGCGTGCAAAACCTCAATATGGTCTATGATTTGGTCAGGTTATTCGGTAAACCATATGGAGTGGTGCTCAACAAATGCTTGAATGGTGAGAATCCTGCGGAAAAGTTCTGTACGGAAAGAAGTATTCCAATTTTAGGACGGATACCGTTTGATCATGAGCTTGGAATGTTGAATTCAGATGCCAAAATAGTTGCAAGAGAAAACGAGAGATTTCGGATATTATTCTCTACCCTGCTTGAAAGCGTGATGAAGGAGGTGCGACATGAAACAATTGTTGATTCTCAGCGGTAA
- a CDS encoding P-loop NTPase, with product MSEKCEQNYGSCGEVCEDRKAAKTDFRVDPHELSHIKKVIGIVSGKGGVGKSAVTSMLAVAMQRKGYRVAILDADVTGPSIPKAFGINGKVSGGESGWFPLKSKTGIDIMSINLLLENDTDPVIWRGPILGKTVKQFWTDVIWGDVDFMLIDMPPGTGDVPLTIFQSVAIDGIMIVTSPQELVSMIVSKAVKMAEMMAIPVFGLVENMSYFICPDNGKKYKIFGESHIDEIADQHKLKILAKIPLAPEISTACDQGMIEFLQEDWLDSLAQLLEKMEEKEMMRIAIAGEGKNVTEHFGHCVNFLVYDVENGKIIKEEAIPNPGHKPGFLPNFLADRGVKVIISGGMGGGAVDIFNERNVEVVVGASGDAKAAVEKYLRGELKTTGSVCHEHQHQDECGK from the coding sequence GTGAGTGAAAAATGTGAGCAAAATTATGGCAGCTGCGGCGAAGTCTGCGAAGATAGAAAAGCAGCGAAAACGGATTTCCGGGTAGATCCGCATGAACTGAGTCATATCAAAAAGGTCATTGGTATTGTCAGCGGAAAAGGTGGAGTGGGAAAATCAGCGGTAACATCTATGCTTGCAGTAGCGATGCAAAGAAAAGGGTACCGCGTCGCGATACTGGACGCCGATGTGACCGGACCTTCTATTCCCAAAGCGTTCGGTATCAACGGTAAGGTTTCCGGCGGTGAATCCGGTTGGTTTCCATTGAAAAGTAAAACGGGGATTGACATTATGTCGATCAATTTGCTTTTGGAAAACGATACCGATCCGGTGATTTGGAGAGGCCCGATTCTGGGTAAGACGGTGAAGCAGTTTTGGACAGATGTTATTTGGGGTGATGTGGACTTTATGTTGATCGATATGCCGCCGGGCACCGGCGACGTACCGCTCACTATTTTTCAGTCTGTAGCGATAGACGGTATTATGATCGTCACTTCTCCGCAGGAACTTGTTTCGATGATTGTTTCAAAAGCGGTTAAAATGGCGGAAATGATGGCGATACCGGTTTTTGGTTTGGTTGAAAATATGTCCTATTTCATCTGCCCAGATAACGGTAAGAAATATAAAATATTTGGCGAAAGCCATATTGATGAAATTGCTGATCAGCATAAGCTGAAGATTCTTGCCAAAATTCCGCTTGCTCCAGAAATCTCTACAGCCTGCGATCAGGGTATGATTGAATTCCTTCAGGAGGATTGGTTGGATTCTCTTGCTCAATTACTAGAAAAAATGGAGGAGAAAGAAATGATGAGAATTGCTATTGCTGGCGAAGGAAAGAATGTGACGGAACATTTTGGTCATTGCGTTAATTTCCTGGTTTACGATGTGGAAAACGGTAAAATCATCAAGGAAGAAGCCATCCCGAATCCTGGTCATAAACCGGGTTTCCTGCCGAATTTTCTTGCCGATCGCGGTGTAAAGGTGATTATCAGTGGTGGCATGGGCGGCGGTGCAGTCGATATTTTTAACGAAAGAAATGTTGAAGTTGTCGTCGGGGCTTCTGGTGATGCCAAAGCAGCTGTTGAAAAGTATCTGAGAGGCGAACTGAAGACAACGGGATCTGTTTGCCACGAGCATCAGCATCAGGATGAATGCGGCAAATAG